One segment of Macrobrachium rosenbergii isolate ZJJX-2024 chromosome 25, ASM4041242v1, whole genome shotgun sequence DNA contains the following:
- the LOC136852451 gene encoding uncharacterized protein, whose protein sequence is MSETKEDIENGNTKEAIEAQAQLNGDAREAHAEKQEEEEEKKDEGKPPAVEGGGGGAGGLLSVAGAGVAGRERQEDKDEESNKKVGEKEKGAIRRITSFKLSKRDEAWRKKKRAQLRLDIPSAQREIPVLSVIPATGSASRYSHYSLDCTENSTSSTTNSCFQCLFTAKLVWTLLLTVLDHITDAMAIERFFRTGHMLFFVLSLVFYLVPILILCTYATNKLKRKLQWSWLDCVLNFFIAPYWLIIVNITNSLKNGRHQTRYEPDEADVSTKDEILRDGKALATLHTLEGVLEATPQVYIQIAAYMTLPITK, encoded by the exons ATGAGTGAAACGAAAGAGGACATAGAAAACGGGAACACCAAAGAAGCTATCGAAGCCCAGGCCCAGCTGAATGGAGATGCCCGCGAAGCTCACgcagaaaaacaagaagaagaagaagaaaagaaggacgAGGGAAAACCACCAGCAGTGGAGGGGGGAGGTGGAGGTGCAGGGGGATTACTATCAGTAGCAGGAGCAGGAGTGGCAGGAAGAGAAAGGCAGGAGGATAAAGATGAGGAGAGTAATAAGAAGGTCGGGGAAAAGGAGAAAGGCGCAATCAGGAGAATAACGAGCTTCAAGCTCTCGAAGAGAGACGAGGcctggaggaagaagaagcgagCCCAGCTGAGGCTGGACATCCCGAGTGCCCAGAGAGAGATTCCAGTTCTCTCGGTGATTCCAGCGACTGGGAGCGCCAGTCGCTACAGCCACTACAGCTTGGATTGCACTGAAAATAGCACTTCCAGCACGACAAACAGTTGCTTCCAGTGCCTCTTCACTGCCAAGCTAGTCTGGACTCTACTTTTGACGGTTCTAGATCACATTACGGACGCCATGGCCATAGAGAGATTTTTCCGGACGGGCCATATGCTGTTTTTCGTTCTAAGCTTGGTATTCTATTTGGTGCCCATCCTCATTCTCTGTACATATGCGACTAATAA GCTTAAAAGGAAATTGCAGTGGTCTTGGCTAGATTGTGTGCTGAATTTCTTTATCGCTCCGTACTGGCT AATAATCGTGAACATCACGAATTCGCTGAAGAATGGCCGCCACCAGACACGCTACGAGCCGGACGAAGCTGATGTCTCCACTAAGGACGAAATTCTCAGGGACGGGAAGGCGCTGGCGACCTTACATACGTTGGAAGGGGTTCTCGAAGCGACGCCTCAGGTTTACATTCAAATTGCAGCGTATATGACGCTCCCGATTACAA AATGA